In Rhodothermus marinus DSM 4252, a single genomic region encodes these proteins:
- a CDS encoding TrmH family RNA methyltransferase, producing MLQTPEARLQQELQRVFQAAAQQGHLTDPEALVARLQGVSPDVIVAWLQPYLTERRRQRIEQVLDGRTYTVVPVVEGLANTGNVSAVMRSAEALGYQGFGIIKGQVQKYKTSERTAQGADKWLDVWTWPTAAEAVPALKAAGYRIVATALEEAEPIDTFDFTVPTALVFGNEVEGVSRELLAMADARCVIPIVGFTQSFNISVAAAIALYHAQRDRLARRGRHGDLSPEWKATLRAVFYLRSVQKAGVLLWERLQRSSK from the coding sequence ATGCTGCAGACGCCGGAAGCGCGGTTACAACAGGAACTGCAACGGGTCTTTCAAGCGGCGGCCCAGCAGGGGCACCTGACCGATCCCGAGGCGCTGGTGGCCCGGTTGCAGGGCGTCTCGCCGGACGTGATCGTGGCGTGGCTGCAGCCGTACCTCACCGAGCGCCGCCGCCAGCGGATCGAGCAGGTGCTCGACGGACGCACCTATACGGTGGTGCCGGTCGTCGAAGGACTGGCCAACACGGGCAACGTCAGCGCCGTCATGCGTTCGGCCGAGGCGCTGGGGTATCAGGGCTTCGGGATCATCAAGGGCCAGGTGCAGAAGTACAAGACGTCCGAGCGCACCGCCCAGGGCGCCGACAAGTGGCTGGACGTGTGGACGTGGCCGACGGCGGCCGAAGCCGTGCCCGCGCTGAAGGCGGCCGGCTACCGGATCGTCGCCACAGCGCTGGAGGAAGCCGAACCGATCGACACGTTCGACTTCACGGTGCCGACAGCACTGGTATTCGGCAACGAGGTGGAGGGCGTCTCGCGTGAGCTGCTGGCGATGGCCGACGCCCGCTGCGTGATCCCAATCGTGGGTTTCACGCAGAGCTTCAACATTTCGGTGGCGGCGGCCATTGCGCTTTACCACGCGCAGCGCGACCGGCTGGCCCGCCGGGGACGACACGGAGATCTCTCGCCGGAATGGAAGGCCACACTTCGGGCCGTCTTCTACCTGCGCAGCGTCCAGAAGGCCGGGGTGCTCCTCTGGGAGCGCCTGCAACGCAGTTCGAAGTAA
- a CDS encoding SDR family oxidoreductase — translation MELRDKVAIVTGASSGLGRAFAIALVQKGAHVYGLARRVERLNALRDELGPRFHPIACDVTRPNDVEAAFQRVIREAGRLDILINNAGLGKMGPVDELSLEDWDVQMNTNLRGVFLCTRAAVPQMKKQNAETGFGGHIINIASVAGLIGNPNLSAYNATKFGVRGFSEAIMKELRDHGIKVTCVYPGSVATEFFEVSGMRGADRPVTPEQVAQTILHILETDDNYLISEVVIRPLRPR, via the coding sequence ATGGAGCTTCGGGATAAAGTGGCCATCGTGACCGGCGCCAGCAGCGGGCTGGGCCGGGCCTTTGCGATTGCGCTCGTGCAGAAAGGCGCGCACGTGTACGGACTGGCCCGGCGCGTCGAGCGTCTGAACGCGCTCCGCGACGAACTGGGCCCCCGCTTCCATCCGATCGCCTGCGACGTGACGCGGCCCAACGACGTCGAGGCGGCCTTTCAGCGCGTGATCCGCGAGGCCGGTCGTCTGGACATCCTGATTAACAATGCGGGGCTGGGCAAAATGGGGCCGGTCGATGAGCTTTCGCTGGAAGACTGGGATGTGCAGATGAACACGAACCTGCGCGGCGTCTTTCTCTGCACGCGCGCGGCCGTGCCCCAGATGAAAAAGCAGAACGCCGAGACCGGCTTCGGCGGGCATATCATCAACATCGCCTCGGTGGCCGGCCTGATCGGCAACCCTAACCTGAGCGCCTACAACGCCACGAAGTTCGGCGTGCGCGGCTTCAGCGAGGCCATCATGAAGGAGCTGCGCGACCACGGCATCAAGGTGACCTGCGTCTATCCGGGCTCCGTCGCCACCGAGTTCTTCGAGGTGTCCGGCATGCGCGGGGCCGACCGCCCCGTCACGCCCGAGCAGGTGGCCCAGACCATCCTGCACATTCTGGAGACCGACGACAACTACCTGATCTCCGAGGTGGTCATCCGACCACTCCGGCCACGGTAA
- a CDS encoding M56 family metallopeptidase encodes MMPREVWLEGAWLLGLWTAAALLLLLSVRRVMRRWPEVAYALLQAGFYALPLGLLAYGLRLMLLPEVALWRTEPPEVLVWLGTQVVSAPAEGGSAQGLVAVGQLALFVWLLGVAVRLASLGVRWVRLRRYLRRCRPAPPELAAEVAEMAERLGLRRPVRLLVGGRVPFSMGGRRPTVVVPEPALSDPQARRPMLWHELVHLQRRDFRAQLGEELVLTLFWFHPLLWGYRRRLELLREVLCDRAVLAARIASPAGYARLLLTTLLQAQRAPELSLSLLRKSTLKQRMEAMMQPVQSLAPRRVRLLLLGALIGLTGLLACTDVPDTPVQSQTEATTAQAAGKVLESPEELQGVVMPELIGGLQALYEKIHYPEAAREQGIEGRVIVSFVVDETGRVRDARVVRGVHEALDQAVLQALQEVRFKPAQKDGLPVAVRMALPVVFQLGENAAK; translated from the coding sequence ATGATGCCGCGTGAAGTCTGGCTGGAAGGCGCGTGGCTGCTGGGGCTCTGGACCGCGGCCGCGCTGCTGTTGCTACTGAGCGTCCGCCGCGTGATGCGCAGGTGGCCCGAGGTGGCCTACGCGCTGCTGCAGGCGGGTTTCTATGCGTTGCCGCTGGGGCTCCTGGCCTACGGGTTGCGGCTGATGCTGCTTCCGGAAGTGGCGCTCTGGCGGACCGAGCCGCCGGAGGTGCTGGTCTGGCTCGGCACGCAGGTCGTGTCGGCCCCGGCCGAAGGGGGCAGCGCGCAGGGGCTGGTGGCGGTCGGACAACTGGCGCTGTTCGTGTGGTTGCTGGGCGTGGCGGTGCGTCTGGCGTCGCTCGGGGTGCGCTGGGTGCGGTTGCGGCGCTACCTGAGGCGGTGCCGTCCGGCGCCGCCCGAGCTGGCGGCCGAAGTGGCCGAGATGGCCGAGCGCCTGGGCCTTCGCCGGCCGGTGCGGCTGCTGGTGGGCGGCCGGGTGCCCTTTTCGATGGGTGGACGGCGCCCGACGGTGGTTGTGCCGGAGCCGGCGCTGAGCGATCCGCAGGCGCGGCGGCCGATGCTCTGGCACGAACTGGTCCACCTGCAGCGGCGCGACTTCCGGGCGCAGCTCGGGGAAGAGCTGGTGCTGACGCTGTTCTGGTTTCATCCGCTGCTCTGGGGCTACCGGCGGCGGCTGGAGCTGCTCCGCGAGGTGCTCTGTGATCGGGCGGTGCTGGCGGCGCGGATCGCCTCGCCCGCCGGCTACGCCCGGCTGTTGCTGACGACGCTGCTCCAGGCGCAACGTGCACCGGAATTGAGCCTGTCTCTTTTGAGAAAATCCACCCTCAAACAACGTATGGAGGCCATGATGCAACCTGTCCAATCGCTCGCGCCGCGCCGGGTGCGGCTGCTGCTTCTCGGCGCGCTGATCGGACTGACCGGACTGCTGGCCTGCACCGACGTGCCCGACACGCCCGTGCAATCGCAGACCGAGGCGACCACGGCACAGGCCGCGGGCAAAGTGCTCGAATCGCCCGAAGAGCTGCAGGGCGTGGTGATGCCCGAGCTGATCGGCGGCCTGCAGGCCCTCTACGAAAAGATTCACTATCCCGAAGCCGCCCGCGAGCAGGGCATTGAAGGCAGAGTGATCGTCAGCTTCGTGGTGGACGAAACCGGACGCGTGCGCGATGCCCGCGTCGTCCGCGGCGTGCATGAAGCACTGGATCAGGCTGTGCTGCAGGCGCTTCAGGAAGTCCGCTTCAAACCCGCGCAGAAGGACGGCCTTCCCGTCGCCGTCCGCATGGCCCTTCCGGTGGTGTTTCAACTGGGAGAAAACGCCGCAAAGTAA
- a CDS encoding BlaI/MecI/CopY family transcriptional regulator: MRRALVPFGETEMEILQVVWELGEASVADVHARLGGDRAYTTVMTVMRNLADKGYLTFRKQGRMYVYRPAVPPEEFKSDLLKRLVDKVFGSPLELVQTLVRQESLGPDELAELQRLIEKLEESDDAA, encoded by the coding sequence ATGCGTCGTGCACTGGTGCCGTTTGGCGAAACGGAAATGGAGATCCTGCAGGTCGTCTGGGAGCTGGGCGAGGCGTCGGTGGCCGACGTGCACGCCCGCCTGGGCGGCGACCGGGCCTACACGACGGTGATGACCGTCATGCGCAACCTGGCCGACAAGGGTTATCTGACTTTTCGCAAGCAGGGGCGCATGTACGTGTACCGGCCGGCAGTGCCGCCGGAGGAATTCAAGTCGGATCTGCTGAAGCGGCTGGTGGACAAGGTGTTCGGCTCGCCGCTGGAGCTGGTGCAGACGCTCGTGCGCCAGGAGTCGCTCGGCCCGGACGAGCTGGCCGAACTGCAACGGCTGATCGAAAAACTGGAGGAAAGCGATGATGCCGCGTGA
- a CDS encoding SGNH/GDSL hydrolase family protein, which translates to MKLLRLAAVVCVLLAGCRSGNSPDASAPEEVWVGTWATAPQLVEPHNMPPPPGLAGNTLRQIVHVSLGGDRLRVRFSNEYGKTPMVLQAVHLAGAREGSAIDPATDRALTFGGQPSVTIPPGATVTSDPFDYSLRPLSNVAITIYFGEVPADLTGHPGSRTTSYLQEGNAVDAPEMPEAVTFERWYVINGIDVVAPEAAVVVTLGNSITDGRGSGTNKQNRWPDELARRLQADPRTRHVGVVNMGIGGNCVVRQCLGPSARERFARDVLHQPGARWVIVFEGINDIGGAEGGLEGALAMADSLIAAYRWMIDQAHARGLRIYGATLLPFEGAFYYTPEREQARQRVNEWIRTSGAFDAVIDLDAALRDPSNPARLHPDWDTGDHLHPNEAGHRRIAEAIDLTLFVDDAP; encoded by the coding sequence GTGAAATTGCTACGTCTTGCCGCCGTTGTCTGCGTGCTGCTTGCGGGCTGTCGCTCCGGCAATTCGCCCGATGCGTCCGCGCCGGAGGAGGTCTGGGTGGGCACCTGGGCCACGGCACCCCAGCTTGTGGAACCGCACAACATGCCGCCTCCGCCCGGCCTGGCCGGTAACACGTTGCGCCAGATCGTGCACGTCTCGCTGGGGGGCGATCGTCTGCGCGTGCGCTTTTCCAACGAATACGGTAAGACGCCGATGGTGCTGCAGGCGGTGCATCTGGCCGGCGCCCGGGAAGGAAGCGCCATCGATCCGGCCACCGACCGGGCCCTTACCTTCGGCGGACAGCCTTCGGTGACCATCCCGCCGGGCGCGACCGTTACATCCGATCCGTTCGACTATTCGCTGCGGCCGCTGTCGAACGTGGCGATCACCATTTACTTTGGCGAGGTGCCGGCCGATCTCACCGGGCATCCCGGCTCACGCACGACGTCCTATCTGCAGGAGGGCAACGCCGTCGATGCCCCGGAAATGCCCGAGGCGGTTACGTTCGAGCGCTGGTACGTGATCAACGGCATCGATGTGGTGGCCCCGGAGGCCGCTGTGGTGGTCACGCTCGGCAACTCGATCACCGACGGGCGTGGTTCGGGCACGAACAAGCAGAACCGCTGGCCGGACGAACTGGCACGGCGGCTGCAGGCCGATCCACGTACCCGGCACGTGGGCGTCGTGAACATGGGGATCGGCGGCAACTGTGTGGTCCGGCAATGCCTGGGCCCATCTGCACGCGAACGCTTTGCACGGGACGTGCTCCATCAGCCGGGCGCGCGCTGGGTGATCGTTTTCGAGGGCATCAACGACATCGGCGGCGCCGAAGGCGGCCTGGAAGGAGCGCTGGCCATGGCCGATTCGCTCATCGCTGCCTATCGCTGGATGATCGATCAGGCGCATGCCCGTGGCCTTCGTATCTACGGGGCCACGCTACTCCCCTTCGAAGGTGCCTTTTACTACACGCCCGAACGTGAACAGGCCCGCCAGCGCGTGAACGAATGGATCCGCACCAGCGGGGCGTTCGATGCGGTAATCGATCTGGACGCGGCGCTGCGCGATCCGTCGAATCCCGCCCGCCTGCATCCCGACTGGGACACCGGCGACCATCTGCATCCCAACGAGGCCGGTCATCGCCGCATCGCCGAAGCTATCGACCTGACGCTGTTCGTGGACGACGCCCCCTGA
- a CDS encoding TRAP transporter substrate-binding protein translates to MERRRFLKKAALGAAATAVLAGCGNRQTDEGGAPAVQTLPRLRWRLASSFPRGLDTIYGAAEVLAERVRALTDGRFEIRVYPAGELVPGLQVLDAVQNGTVPIGHTASYYFIGKHPALAFDCTVPFGLTARQYNAWLLEGGGLDLLRELFAEFNIVNLPGGNTGAQMGGWFRREINSLRDLRGLKMRIPGMGGRVMSEMGVTVQVLAGGEIYPALERGAIDAAEWAGPYDDEKLGFYQIAPYYYYPGWWEPGPALTFYVNRREWERLPSFYREVLWTAALEASQTMVARYDARNPAALQRLLQAGVQLRRFPDDVLREAARIAEELLGQEQDPLYRKIYEAYRKWRAQSYRWFGTTELAYAQFAFQLPSFLEV, encoded by the coding sequence ATGGAACGTCGGCGCTTTCTGAAAAAGGCCGCGCTGGGTGCGGCGGCCACGGCCGTGCTGGCAGGCTGCGGTAATCGACAGACAGACGAAGGCGGCGCGCCCGCCGTGCAGACGCTGCCCCGTCTGCGCTGGCGGCTGGCCTCGAGCTTTCCACGCGGGCTCGACACGATCTATGGCGCGGCCGAGGTGCTGGCCGAACGCGTACGCGCGCTGACCGACGGCCGCTTCGAGATCCGCGTCTACCCGGCCGGCGAGCTGGTGCCGGGCCTGCAGGTGCTTGACGCCGTGCAGAACGGCACGGTCCCGATCGGCCACACGGCCAGCTACTACTTCATCGGCAAGCATCCGGCGCTGGCCTTCGACTGTACGGTACCCTTCGGGCTGACGGCCCGTCAGTACAACGCCTGGCTGCTCGAAGGCGGCGGCCTGGACCTGTTGCGTGAGCTGTTCGCCGAGTTCAACATCGTGAACCTGCCCGGCGGCAACACGGGCGCCCAGATGGGCGGCTGGTTCCGACGCGAGATCAACAGCCTGCGCGACCTGCGCGGCCTGAAAATGCGCATTCCGGGCATGGGCGGCCGGGTCATGAGTGAGATGGGCGTGACCGTGCAGGTGCTGGCCGGCGGCGAGATCTACCCGGCGCTGGAACGCGGCGCCATCGACGCGGCCGAGTGGGCCGGTCCCTATGACGACGAGAAGCTGGGCTTTTATCAGATCGCACCCTACTACTACTACCCGGGCTGGTGGGAGCCCGGCCCGGCGCTGACGTTCTACGTGAACCGCCGCGAGTGGGAGCGGCTGCCTTCGTTCTACCGGGAGGTGCTCTGGACGGCTGCGCTGGAGGCCAGCCAGACCATGGTGGCCCGCTACGACGCCCGTAACCCGGCGGCCCTGCAACGCCTGCTGCAGGCCGGCGTGCAGCTCCGGCGCTTCCCGGACGACGTGCTGCGCGAAGCCGCCCGCATCGCCGAAGAACTGCTCGGTCAGGAGCAGGACCCGCTCTACCGTAAAATCTACGAAGCCTACCGCAAGTGGCGGGCACAGAGCTATCGCTGGTTCGGCACCACGGAGCTGGCCTATGCGCAGTTTGCCTTCCAGCTACCCTCCTTCCTCGAAGTCTGA
- a CDS encoding TIGR00730 family Rossman fold protein has translation MPRRVCVYCAASQRVDEHYRKLAEQVGTRLARSGYELIYGGGDVGLMGALARSVHRHGGHVVGVIPEALQEREGIAYELADALIVTQTLQERKAVMFTRADAFLVLPGGFGTLEEFMEVLTLRQLGYHHKPIVLLNYRGFFDLLLRFFEWLRRERFVPDRWPFAVASDVDEAFALLERALAPTDSSHADRS, from the coding sequence ATGCCCCGCCGCGTCTGCGTCTACTGCGCCGCCAGCCAGCGGGTGGATGAGCACTACCGAAAGCTGGCCGAACAGGTGGGCACGCGGCTGGCCCGGTCCGGCTACGAGCTGATCTACGGCGGTGGCGATGTGGGACTCATGGGCGCGCTGGCCCGTAGCGTTCACCGGCACGGCGGACACGTCGTGGGGGTCATCCCCGAAGCGCTCCAGGAGCGCGAGGGCATCGCCTACGAACTGGCCGACGCGCTTATCGTTACGCAGACGCTTCAGGAACGCAAGGCCGTCATGTTCACGCGGGCCGACGCCTTCCTGGTGCTGCCCGGTGGCTTCGGCACGCTCGAAGAGTTTATGGAAGTGCTGACGCTGCGCCAGCTCGGCTACCACCACAAACCCATCGTGCTGCTGAACTACAGGGGGTTCTTCGATTTGCTCCTGCGTTTTTTCGAATGGCTACGCCGCGAACGCTTCGTGCCCGACCGCTGGCCGTTCGCCGTCGCCTCGGACGTGGACGAAGCCTTCGCCCTGCTGGAACGTGCCCTGGCACCTACCGATTCCTCCCATGCCGACCGCTCCTGA
- a CDS encoding DinB family protein — MPTAPETELATLRTCYDTLATLLDREGARFFEKLPGSDWTPAQHAWHVAVANGMMFKGIRLLCEGRHPQARPEGAPNEIGRHVLATGRMPRGRARAPEAVRPPDTLDITALREALQRSHQGLEALAPLLSRLSAVVERAPHPFLGWLNATEWLQVARIHTMHHLHIIDELLGA; from the coding sequence ATGCCGACCGCTCCTGAAACCGAACTGGCCACGCTCCGCACCTGCTACGACACGCTCGCGACCCTGCTCGACCGCGAAGGCGCGCGCTTCTTCGAAAAGCTACCGGGCTCCGACTGGACACCCGCGCAGCATGCCTGGCATGTGGCCGTGGCCAACGGGATGATGTTCAAGGGCATTCGCCTGCTCTGTGAGGGACGCCACCCGCAGGCCAGACCGGAAGGTGCACCCAACGAGATCGGCCGCCACGTGCTGGCTACCGGCCGGATGCCGCGCGGCCGCGCCCGCGCCCCCGAAGCGGTGCGGCCGCCCGACACGCTCGACATCACCGCACTCCGCGAAGCCCTGCAGCGCAGCCATCAGGGCCTCGAGGCGCTGGCGCCGCTGCTTTCGCGCCTGTCCGCCGTGGTCGAGCGGGCACCCCATCCGTTTCTGGGATGGCTCAATGCGACGGAATGGCTGCAGGTTGCCCGCATCCACACGATGCACCACCTGCACATTATCGATGAGCTCCTGGGAGCCTGA
- a CDS encoding alpha/beta hydrolase gives MSSWEPEAHHLSVTRTARYYTLGRPGPSVQTCWFVLHGYGQLAGSFLEAFRPLADASRLFVAPEGLSRFYLEGFSGPVGASWMTREDRTAEIADYVAYLDALYTRLQAQLPNAALHVLGFSQGAATACRWLALGRARARRLILWAGDVPEDLPAEATRRLPTPELVFGTRDRLIDVTRRQQLVARLERLDLHPVVHLFDGGHRLHEPLLRELLSARPS, from the coding sequence ATGAGCTCCTGGGAGCCTGAGGCGCATCATCTGTCCGTCACCCGTACGGCCCGGTACTACACGCTGGGGCGCCCGGGCCCGTCGGTGCAGACCTGCTGGTTCGTGCTGCACGGCTACGGGCAACTGGCCGGCTCGTTTCTGGAAGCTTTTCGTCCGCTGGCCGACGCCTCGCGCCTGTTCGTGGCACCGGAGGGCCTGTCCCGTTTCTATCTGGAAGGCTTCTCCGGCCCGGTAGGAGCCTCATGGATGACCCGCGAGGATCGCACGGCGGAAATCGCCGACTATGTCGCCTATCTGGACGCCCTGTATACCCGCCTGCAGGCACAGCTACCGAATGCAGCGCTGCATGTGCTGGGCTTCTCGCAGGGTGCGGCCACGGCCTGCCGCTGGCTCGCGCTCGGACGTGCCCGCGCCCGACGCCTGATCCTATGGGCCGGCGACGTCCCCGAAGACCTGCCGGCCGAAGCGACCCGCCGCCTGCCCACGCCTGAGCTGGTCTTCGGCACCCGCGACCGGCTGATCGACGTAACGCGTCGCCAGCAACTTGTGGCGCGCCTGGAGCGGCTGGACCTGCACCCCGTCGTGCACCTGTTCGACGGCGGCCACCGCCTGCACGAACCGCTGCTGCGCGAGCTGCTCAGCGCACGGCCCAGTTGA
- a CDS encoding TRAP transporter large permease yields the protein MSGDWLAPLMFLTALVLIFSGYPVAFALGGTALIFAGIGVALGYFDWSLLFALPDRAFGIMSNYVLLAVPFFIFMGTVLERSRLAEDLLQTIGMLFGPLRGGLALAVVFVGTLLAAATGVVGASVVAMGMISLPVMLRYGYSKELAAGIITASGTLGQIIPPSVVLVVLADQLGVSVGDLFLGALVPGLALAGLYALYAAGVALFKPEAAPALPRSVRNVPGRELARRVVLVMLPPLVLILLVLGSIFAGIATPTEAGALGAVGAMVLALLNRRLSFEALRASMDETARLTTMVVFLLIGSTAFSLVFYGLYGDVWIEELLTNLPGGIVGFLIVANLAIFILGFFIDFFEIAFIILPLLVPAARALGIDLVWFGVMMGMNLQTSFLTPPFGFALFYLRGVAPPELTTAQIYRGAVPFILIQLVGLLLIILFPEMVNWAVR from the coding sequence ATGAGCGGCGACTGGCTGGCTCCGTTGATGTTTCTCACGGCCCTGGTGCTCATCTTTTCGGGCTACCCGGTGGCCTTTGCGCTGGGCGGCACGGCGCTGATCTTTGCGGGGATCGGCGTGGCGCTGGGCTACTTCGACTGGAGCCTGCTTTTTGCGCTGCCCGATCGGGCCTTCGGGATCATGTCGAACTACGTGCTGCTGGCCGTCCCGTTTTTCATCTTCATGGGCACGGTGCTGGAGCGATCCCGGCTGGCCGAGGACCTGCTGCAGACGATCGGGATGCTGTTCGGGCCGCTGCGGGGAGGGCTGGCGCTGGCCGTCGTGTTCGTGGGCACGCTGCTGGCCGCCGCCACGGGCGTCGTCGGAGCGTCGGTGGTAGCCATGGGCATGATCTCGCTGCCGGTCATGCTGCGCTACGGCTACTCGAAAGAGCTGGCGGCCGGGATCATCACGGCCTCGGGCACGCTGGGCCAGATTATTCCACCGAGCGTGGTGCTCGTCGTGCTGGCCGATCAGCTCGGCGTGTCGGTGGGCGATCTGTTTCTGGGCGCGCTCGTGCCCGGTCTGGCGCTGGCCGGACTCTACGCGCTCTATGCGGCGGGCGTGGCGCTTTTTAAACCCGAGGCGGCACCGGCACTGCCGCGTTCGGTCCGGAATGTGCCGGGGCGCGAGCTGGCCCGCCGCGTGGTGCTCGTCATGCTCCCGCCCCTGGTGCTTATCCTGCTCGTGCTGGGAAGCATCTTTGCCGGAATCGCCACGCCCACCGAGGCCGGCGCGCTGGGGGCCGTCGGTGCCATGGTGCTGGCGCTGCTGAACCGGCGGCTCTCGTTCGAGGCATTGCGGGCGTCGATGGACGAAACCGCCCGCCTGACCACCATGGTCGTCTTTCTGCTGATCGGTTCAACGGCCTTCTCGCTGGTCTTCTACGGCCTCTACGGCGACGTCTGGATCGAGGAGCTGCTGACGAATCTGCCCGGCGGCATCGTCGGCTTTCTGATCGTCGCAAACCTGGCCATTTTCATTCTGGGCTTCTTTATCGACTTCTTCGAGATCGCCTTCATCATCCTGCCGCTGCTGGTGCCGGCCGCCCGGGCGCTTGGGATCGACTTGGTCTGGTTCGGGGTAATGATGGGCATGAACCTGCAGACCTCGTTTCTGACGCCGCCCTTCGGGTTTGCGCTGTTCTATCTGCGCGGTGTGGCGCCGCCCGAGCTGACCACCGCTCAGATCTATCGGGGCGCCGTGCCGTTCATTCTGATTCAGCTCGTCGGCCTGCTGCTGATCATTCTGTTTCCGGAAATGGTCAACTGGGCCGTGCGCTGA
- a CDS encoding TRAP transporter small permease subunit, producing MERWLKLARAIDRLNLWVGRLVYWLVLLMVLVGAYNAVVRYLDRYTGIGLSSNFYIELQWYLFSLVFLLGAAYALQRDAHVRVDVFYGRLSPRARAWINLLGTVLFLLPFCGLVLWVSWGWVVNSWTVKEMSPDPGGLPRYPLKAMLPVAFVLLALQGVSMLIHQIARLRQLEAETRQDGLGKV from the coding sequence ATGGAACGCTGGCTGAAACTGGCGCGGGCCATCGATCGGCTCAACCTGTGGGTGGGCCGGCTGGTCTACTGGCTGGTGCTGCTCATGGTACTGGTAGGCGCCTACAATGCCGTGGTGCGCTATCTGGACCGCTATACCGGGATCGGGTTGAGTTCGAATTTCTACATTGAGTTGCAGTGGTACCTGTTCAGCCTGGTGTTTCTGCTGGGAGCCGCCTACGCGCTGCAGCGGGACGCGCACGTGCGCGTGGACGTGTTCTACGGCCGCCTTTCGCCCCGGGCCCGCGCCTGGATCAACCTGCTGGGTACGGTGCTTTTCCTGCTGCCTTTCTGCGGCCTGGTGCTCTGGGTGTCGTGGGGCTGGGTGGTCAATTCGTGGACGGTGAAAGAGATGTCGCCGGATCCGGGCGGTCTGCCCCGCTATCCGCTGAAGGCAATGCTACCGGTCGCCTTCGTGCTGCTGGCGCTGCAGGGTGTCTCGATGCTGATCCACCAGATTGCCCGGTTGCGTCAACTGGAAGCTGAAACCCGTCAGGACGGCCTCGGAAAAGTATGA
- the fdxA gene encoding ferredoxin FdxA yields MPYVVCEPCINCKYTDCVEVCPVDCFYEGPNFLAIHPDECIDCNACVPTCPVEAIYPDDEVPEEWQHYIEWNRYLAEQWKAMGYNITEKKGPLPDAEEWRNRPKSEKDILTWDAPAQQ; encoded by the coding sequence ATGCCGTACGTTGTCTGCGAGCCCTGCATCAACTGCAAGTACACCGACTGCGTCGAAGTCTGCCCGGTCGATTGCTTCTACGAAGGGCCGAACTTTCTGGCGATTCATCCGGACGAGTGCATCGACTGTAACGCCTGCGTGCCGACCTGTCCGGTCGAGGCCATTTATCCGGACGACGAGGTGCCGGAGGAGTGGCAGCACTACATCGAGTGGAATCGGTACCTGGCCGAGCAGTGGAAGGCCATGGGCTACAACATTACCGAGAAGAAGGGACCGCTGCCCGATGCCGAGGAGTGGCGCAACCGGCCCAAGTCGGAAAAGGACATCCTGACCTGGGACGCTCCGGCACAGCAATAG
- a CDS encoding methylglyoxal synthase → MKETIRTIALIAHDGKKADMVAFAMQHRDLLARFELVGTGTTGKLLEEKVGLRVRRFLSGPLGGDVQIAARVVTGDIHAVFFFVDPLDKHPHDPDIQTLLRACNVHNVPLATNPATAHYILTSQALQSVEAGAADESSGT, encoded by the coding sequence ATGAAAGAGACCATTCGCACGATAGCGCTCATCGCGCACGACGGCAAAAAGGCCGACATGGTGGCCTTCGCCATGCAGCACCGCGACCTGCTGGCCCGCTTCGAGCTGGTGGGCACCGGCACGACCGGTAAGCTGCTGGAAGAAAAAGTGGGTCTCCGCGTGCGTCGCTTCCTTTCGGGACCGCTGGGCGGCGACGTGCAGATTGCCGCGCGCGTCGTGACCGGCGACATCCACGCCGTGTTCTTCTTCGTGGACCCGCTCGACAAGCACCCGCACGACCCGGACATCCAGACGCTCCTGCGGGCCTGCAACGTGCACAACGTACCGCTGGCCACCAACCCGGCCACCGCGCACTACATCCTGACCAGCCAGGCGCTGCAGAGCGTCGAAGCCGGTGCGGCCGACGAGTCGTCCGGCACCTGA